The following are encoded in a window of Vicinamibacterales bacterium genomic DNA:
- a CDS encoding helix-turn-helix transcriptional regulator → MRASPFGALLRSCRERRSLTLSRVARALRISVVYYRDVELGRRRPFSALKVDFEVLASILDADPEVLLSLAANERGQLELDFKSAGVDERRLALLFARSIGKKKLARAGIRDLTALLRKLS, encoded by the coding sequence GTGCGAGCCAGTCCATTCGGCGCGCTCCTGCGATCCTGTCGAGAAAGGCGCTCTCTGACGCTATCGCGCGTGGCTCGCGCCCTTCGCATAAGCGTCGTCTATTACCGCGACGTAGAACTCGGCCGACGGCGCCCGTTTTCAGCTCTGAAAGTTGATTTCGAGGTTCTCGCGAGCATCTTGGATGCGGATCCAGAGGTGCTCTTGAGCCTTGCCGCAAATGAACGCGGGCAACTCGAACTCGATTTCAAGAGCGCCGGCGTCGACGAGCGGCGGCTCGCACTCCTGTTTGCGCGAAGTATCGGCAAGAAGAAGCTCGCTCGGGCGGGTATCCGGGACTTGACTGCATTGCTACGAAAACTGTCCTGA
- a CDS encoding PadR family transcriptional regulator: MTRTPDLLPGTLDLLILRTLQRDPLHGWAVSERIQQISEDVLQINQGSLYPALHRLEHQGWIEAEWKVSELGRRAKYYRLTASGRRQLAVEAREWERMANAIGRVMKLA, translated from the coding sequence ATGACGCGAACCCCCGACCTGCTTCCCGGCACGCTCGATCTGCTGATCCTGCGCACGCTGCAGAGAGATCCGCTGCACGGCTGGGCCGTCTCCGAGCGCATCCAGCAGATTTCCGAGGACGTCCTGCAGATCAATCAGGGCTCGCTCTATCCCGCCCTCCATCGCCTCGAGCACCAGGGCTGGATCGAGGCCGAGTGGAAGGTCTCGGAGCTGGGCCGCCGCGCCAAGTATTACCGCCTCACCGCGTCCGGACGCCGGCAGCTCGCCGTCGAGGCACGGGAATGGGAGCGCATGGCCAACGCCATCGGCCGCGTGATGAAGCTGGCATGA
- a CDS encoding ABC transporter permease — protein sequence MTVNDLKLRLRALLRPDRVEQELDEELAFHIERETRKLIDAGMTPREARARAQARFGSTALAADRCRDERGTALVDDTLRDVQYAWRTFAKAPLAAFTIVFTVAVGLGVVAAVFTVLNSLLFRVDQVPGVGEMYSVERTQAADGVPAPPSRAMFDAMRADTHVFTDAYAAVPEIDLHVDGRRMAVTLVTGNFFQVVRVNPVMGRPLMPGDDARSGGNPVMVLSHKGWDRHFNRDPSVLGRTVLVNGAPFEIIGITAAGFRGLEVGGPDLWAPLSQLGQFRPADRGREDSAAVEIVGRLRPDISKDTARAQLAAWDSNRTPAAAPRRSTNLDLLPRRGTIPQPLETVALFAPLFVAFGLILMIGCANVANLLLARGVARQREIGIRLSLGASRRRIVRQLMTESVLLALAAAAGGYLISRLALQGAVHWALQTMPVDIGDVNLGVPAADWRVAVFLVAGAVAATGFFALMPALHATAIDPVRTLRGELVKDARPGRARNALIGVQVFASALLLIGAAIFLRSAIASARFDPGLRTADTVMIDIASEPKRAAMAQAVANDATITAYAAVRPQLLAPLRVAFADAGAGKAPVVFKSVSGPYFDVLGIPIVRGRAFTSWERDQHPVAIVSESVARTLWPGGSGVGETFQLEPDSGVQRHAGFLTINPDAPANDALPQARMLTVVGVARDVPGFRITDVKEAGVFLPTALDVAKTSVVARVQGDPNLARQALLERLTRVDPNMGMIITMRTVARLETFFLEMAFWVSLILGGLALLLTVSGLFSVLSYLVEQRTREIGVRMALGASAHTITRLMLAQTARPVTAGLIAGAALAAALATAALATPAGALISKIVHVTDPVAYLASLGVIVAACLSAAWIPAARAAKLDPMRTLRQE from the coding sequence ATGACGGTCAACGACCTGAAACTGAGGCTGCGGGCGCTGCTCAGGCCCGACCGCGTCGAGCAGGAGCTCGACGAGGAGCTCGCCTTCCACATCGAGCGCGAGACCAGAAAACTGATCGACGCCGGCATGACGCCGCGAGAGGCGCGCGCCCGCGCGCAAGCGCGCTTCGGCTCGACGGCGCTCGCCGCCGATCGCTGCCGCGACGAGCGCGGCACCGCGCTCGTCGACGACACCCTCCGCGACGTTCAGTACGCATGGCGCACCTTCGCCAAGGCGCCGCTCGCCGCATTCACCATCGTCTTCACCGTGGCCGTCGGCCTTGGCGTGGTGGCGGCGGTGTTCACCGTCCTCAATTCGCTCCTCTTCCGCGTCGACCAGGTGCCCGGCGTCGGCGAGATGTACTCGGTCGAGCGGACCCAGGCGGCCGACGGTGTTCCCGCGCCGCCGAGCCGTGCGATGTTCGACGCGATGCGAGCCGACACGCATGTCTTCACAGACGCCTACGCCGCCGTTCCCGAGATCGATCTCCACGTCGACGGACGGAGGATGGCGGTCACGCTCGTCACCGGCAACTTCTTCCAGGTCGTCCGCGTGAATCCGGTGATGGGCCGCCCCCTCATGCCCGGCGACGATGCGCGTTCGGGCGGCAACCCGGTGATGGTGCTGAGCCACAAGGGGTGGGATCGGCATTTCAACCGCGACCCGAGCGTGCTGGGCCGGACGGTGCTCGTCAACGGCGCGCCGTTCGAGATCATCGGCATCACCGCCGCCGGATTCCGCGGCCTCGAAGTCGGCGGCCCGGACCTCTGGGCGCCGTTGTCGCAGCTGGGACAGTTCCGGCCGGCCGATCGCGGCCGCGAAGACAGTGCCGCCGTGGAGATTGTCGGCCGCTTGAGACCGGATATCTCGAAGGACACCGCGCGCGCGCAATTGGCCGCGTGGGACTCGAACCGGACGCCGGCCGCTGCCCCCCGCCGCTCTACGAACCTGGACCTGCTGCCGCGGCGCGGGACCATCCCGCAGCCGCTGGAGACGGTCGCCCTCTTCGCACCGCTGTTCGTCGCCTTCGGACTGATCCTGATGATCGGGTGCGCCAACGTCGCCAACCTGCTGCTGGCGAGGGGAGTGGCCCGGCAGCGGGAGATCGGCATTCGTCTTTCGCTCGGTGCATCGCGGCGGCGCATCGTCCGCCAGTTGATGACCGAGAGCGTGCTGCTGGCGCTGGCCGCCGCTGCCGGCGGCTACCTGATCTCGCGCCTCGCCCTTCAGGGCGCGGTGCACTGGGCGCTGCAGACGATGCCGGTCGACATCGGCGACGTCAACCTCGGTGTGCCGGCGGCGGACTGGCGGGTCGCGGTGTTTCTCGTGGCCGGCGCGGTGGCGGCCACCGGCTTCTTCGCGCTGATGCCGGCGCTGCACGCGACCGCGATCGACCCGGTGCGGACGCTGCGCGGGGAGCTGGTGAAAGACGCGCGGCCCGGACGGGCGCGCAACGCGCTGATCGGCGTGCAGGTGTTCGCGTCGGCGCTGCTGCTGATCGGCGCGGCGATCTTCCTGCGGAGCGCAATCGCCTCCGCTCGATTCGATCCGGGCCTGCGCACCGCCGACACGGTGATGATCGACATCGCCAGCGAGCCGAAGCGCGCGGCGATGGCCCAGGCGGTTGCGAACGACGCGACGATCACGGCCTACGCGGCCGTCAGGCCGCAGCTGCTCGCCCCGCTGCGCGTGGCCTTTGCCGACGCCGGCGCCGGCAAGGCACCGGTGGTGTTCAAATCGGTCTCGGGCCCGTACTTCGACGTGCTCGGCATCCCCATCGTGCGCGGCCGCGCGTTCACGTCATGGGAGCGCGACCAGCATCCGGTGGCGATCGTCTCCGAATCCGTGGCGCGGACGTTGTGGCCCGGCGGCAGCGGCGTGGGCGAGACGTTCCAGCTCGAACCGGACTCCGGCGTCCAACGCCACGCCGGGTTCCTGACGATCAATCCCGATGCGCCGGCCAACGATGCGCTGCCGCAGGCGCGGATGCTCACGGTGGTGGGGGTGGCGCGCGACGTGCCCGGATTCCGCATCACGGATGTCAAAGAGGCCGGCGTATTCCTTCCGACAGCCCTCGATGTCGCGAAGACGTCCGTCGTCGCCCGCGTGCAAGGTGACCCGAACCTGGCGCGGCAAGCGCTGCTCGAGCGCCTGACCAGAGTCGATCCGAACATGGGGATGATCATCACCATGCGCACGGTGGCGAGGCTCGAGACGTTCTTCCTGGAGATGGCGTTCTGGGTGTCCCTCATCCTGGGCGGACTCGCACTGCTGCTGACCGTATCGGGGTTGTTCAGCGTGCTGTCGTACCTGGTCGAGCAGCGGACCCGGGAGATCGGCGTACGGATGGCGCTCGGCGCCTCGGCGCACACGATCACCCGGCTGATGCTCGCCCAGACGGCGCGGCCGGTGACGGCCGGTCTGATTGCCGGGGCCGCGCTTGCCGCAGCGCTCGCGACGGCGGCGCTCGCGACACCGGCCGGCGCCCTGATCTCGAAGATCGTGCACGTCACCGATCCGGTGGCCTATCTCGCGAGTCTCGGCGTGATCGTGGCGGCGTGCCTCTCGGCGGCGTGGATTCCCGCTGCGCGCGCGGCGAAACTCGATCCCATGCGCACGCTGCGGCAGGAATAA